From a single Fulvivirga ulvae genomic region:
- a CDS encoding RNA polymerase sigma factor, translating to MKPEEKEFLDQIDQHQNIVHKVCRMYTDNKDDHEDLFQEVLLQLWQAYPRFKGDSKLTTWMYRVALYTAISRRKKKQRIISEGIDSTAYEYYENQDPYRYENLRMAIETLSETDKALVILYLDEKPYKEIADIMGLTETNVGVRLNRIKKKLKEILVTR from the coding sequence GTGAAGCCTGAAGAAAAAGAGTTTTTGGATCAGATAGATCAGCATCAAAACATTGTACATAAGGTATGTAGAATGTATACCGATAATAAGGATGATCATGAGGATCTTTTTCAGGAGGTTCTTCTGCAACTGTGGCAGGCATACCCCAGGTTTAAGGGAGACTCAAAGCTTACTACCTGGATGTACCGGGTGGCTTTATACACCGCTATATCCAGACGCAAAAAGAAACAGAGGATTATCAGTGAGGGAATTGACAGCACCGCTTACGAGTACTATGAAAACCAGGACCCTTACCGCTACGAAAACCTCCGCATGGCTATAGAGACACTATCGGAAACGGATAAAGCCCTCGTGATACTCTACCTTGACGAAAAACCATACAAAGAGATTGCTGATATTATGGGTTTAACGGAAACTAATGTAGGTGTAAGACTCAACAGAATAAAGAAGAAATTAAAAGAAATACTGGTAACAAGATAA
- a CDS encoding MFS transporter: MTKERLLLFILAAALFTHIMDFMIMMPLGPQLMRLFDISPQQFSLLVSSYSFSAGASGFFAAFLIDRYDRKTSLIFVYIGFTLGTLACAFAPTYEVLLLTRCIAGAFGGVLGALVLSIVSDAIPLERRAAGIGFVMASFSAASVFGVPFGLYLATIYSWHAPFLLLGLLGVIICTLVFIYVPSMRKHITTQSNVSVRESIVSIIKVIFGRRNPLMGLLFTSMLMLGHFTIIPFIAPYMVGNVGFSEEQLTYIYLVGGGLTIFSSPMVGKLADKYGRLKVFTVFGVLVMAPILIITHLPPVPLWEALIFTGLFFILANGRIVPSTTMVTSVIKPENRGSFMSIRSSVQQISSGLAALIGGFIITEMPSTVTPDAKALLNYEYVGYFALVFSVVAILIARTLKVEKGA, translated from the coding sequence ATGACAAAAGAACGACTCCTCCTCTTCATACTAGCTGCAGCTTTATTTACCCATATCATGGATTTTATGATCATGATGCCACTGGGCCCACAGCTCATGCGGTTGTTCGATATATCTCCCCAGCAATTTAGCCTGTTGGTATCCTCTTATTCATTTTCTGCCGGGGCTTCAGGTTTTTTTGCTGCATTTTTAATAGATCGATACGACCGAAAAACGAGTCTCATATTTGTATATATAGGTTTCACATTAGGCACACTGGCTTGTGCTTTTGCACCCACTTACGAAGTACTACTCCTCACCCGATGTATCGCGGGTGCCTTTGGGGGTGTTTTAGGAGCTTTGGTGCTGTCAATAGTAAGCGACGCCATACCGCTCGAAAGAAGGGCGGCCGGCATAGGTTTTGTAATGGCCTCATTTTCTGCCGCTTCAGTTTTCGGGGTACCCTTCGGCCTGTACCTCGCTACTATCTACAGCTGGCATGCTCCGTTTCTGTTGCTTGGCCTGTTGGGTGTCATTATCTGTACTCTGGTATTCATCTATGTACCTTCCATGCGTAAACATATAACCACACAAAGCAATGTCTCTGTAAGAGAAAGCATAGTATCCATTATCAAAGTAATATTTGGCAGAAGAAATCCGTTGATGGGCCTGCTCTTCACTTCAATGCTTATGCTAGGGCACTTTACAATTATCCCGTTTATCGCCCCCTATATGGTTGGTAATGTCGGTTTTTCGGAAGAGCAACTGACATATATTTACTTGGTCGGGGGCGGTTTAACTATCTTTTCATCTCCAATGGTGGGTAAACTGGCAGACAAATACGGAAGGCTGAAGGTATTCACTGTTTTTGGTGTATTGGTTATGGCTCCAATCCTAATCATTACTCACCTGCCTCCCGTACCGCTTTGGGAAGCCCTTATCTTTACTGGTTTATTTTTTATTCTGGCTAACGGAAGAATTGTCCCTTCGACTACCATGGTAACTTCTGTAATTAAACCTGAAAACAGGGGAAGTTTTATGTCCATAAGATCGTCAGTACAACAAATATCATCAGGCCTGGCGGCTTTAATAGGTGGTTTTATAATTACAGAAATGCCCTCAACGGTCACACCAGACGCCAAAGCACTACTTAATTATGAATATGTAGGATATTTTGCCTTGGTTTTCAGTGTCGTAGCCATTTTGATCGCCCGAACCTTAAAGGTGGAAAAAGGTGCTTAG
- a CDS encoding response regulator: protein MDNTKPLILLVEDDDIDAFIVNTMLPKFCEQCDIKRVKNGAEATEYFKNAENKRPSVVLLDLIMPFMNGKEFLSEMEKEGILNQLSVVVLSSSSSSYDRQECADLGVAKYFVKPLTPDISREILQMASVA, encoded by the coding sequence ATGGACAATACAAAACCACTGATTTTGTTGGTTGAGGATGATGATATAGATGCATTTATAGTTAACACCATGCTTCCAAAATTTTGCGAACAGTGTGACATAAAGCGAGTTAAAAATGGAGCCGAGGCAACTGAGTATTTTAAAAATGCTGAGAATAAACGTCCGTCGGTAGTTTTGCTCGACCTTATAATGCCGTTTATGAATGGCAAGGAGTTCTTGTCGGAAATGGAAAAGGAAGGTATATTAAACCAGTTATCTGTTGTGGTACTGAGCTCATCCAGTAGTTCTTATGACCGGCAGGAGTGCGCTGATCTTGGTGTTGCCAAATACTTTGTGAAGCCTCTGACCCCGGATATTTCCCGGGAAATTCTACAGATGGCATCAGTGGCCTGA
- a CDS encoding universal stress protein: protein MKKILIPSDLSVISENAIRLAVDLSRAFNSEIYLVNFTKHPLGESFTATGEIDKKYADEENVYTISLVQKYHKQLGQLAAKYSTATSPVHYQVYDANLKKGVTSFIKENDIDLVIMGTSGEESVDEFFSGNHTEQVIEVATCPVISVRENYRQGDFSKIVLGLSTERDKKDNFLKAANFLNDFAVGLNAGIEIVNVVDPDKNNKAEREKELREFAMKFGLKNHAVNLVTNSDKEKGLISFARNRNAGFLAVFTHAEDGFFRIFRNSLSEDLSMNSEIPVLTINLHNI, encoded by the coding sequence ATGAAAAAAATACTTATTCCGTCCGATCTATCTGTCATATCTGAGAATGCAATCCGTTTGGCTGTAGATTTGTCACGTGCATTTAACTCCGAAATATACCTGGTTAACTTTACCAAACATCCGCTGGGAGAGTCTTTTACCGCTACCGGTGAAATAGACAAGAAGTATGCGGATGAAGAAAACGTATATACCATCAGCCTGGTGCAAAAGTACCATAAGCAACTAGGCCAGTTGGCCGCTAAATATAGTACTGCTACCAGCCCTGTGCACTACCAGGTATATGATGCAAACTTAAAGAAGGGGGTAACCAGTTTTATAAAGGAAAACGACATAGACCTGGTCATAATGGGTACCAGTGGTGAAGAGTCAGTCGATGAATTTTTTTCTGGCAATCATACAGAGCAGGTTATTGAAGTGGCTACCTGTCCGGTGATATCGGTAAGGGAGAATTATAGGCAGGGGGATTTTTCTAAGATAGTGCTGGGGCTGAGTACGGAAAGAGACAAAAAAGACAATTTTCTCAAGGCTGCTAATTTTCTCAATGACTTTGCTGTAGGGTTGAACGCCGGCATTGAGATTGTCAATGTTGTAGATCCCGATAAAAATAATAAAGCTGAAAGGGAAAAGGAGCTGCGCGAATTTGCCATGAAATTCGGTTTAAAGAATCATGCAGTAAATCTGGTGACGAATTCTGATAAAGAAAAAGGCCTGATCAGCTTTGCCAGAAATAGAAATGCCGGATTTTTAGCAGTTTTTACGCATGCTGAAGATGGCTTTTTCAGGATATTCCGAAACAGTTTGTCTGAGGATTTGAGTATGAACTCTGAAATTCCTGTACTTACTATCAATTTGCATAATATTTAG
- a CDS encoding AI-2E family transporter, translating to MKTSDVDSRMSFSIRQLFFALSSVLGIIALLHLGRTAIVPLAFALLISFILYPICSYLEKLGTGRMWAIVWTILGVVLLIFGIAFLFSTQIINIVREFDDFKEKLNDVVAGVTNFLNNKISLIPELNEESLREMSQRWFSDKSGGLVTNTLNNTALFLTGITLTIIYTFLLLLYRRGLKKAFVNFAAEDKREQYASMIDNMQRVGQKYLTGMFILIMVLGVLNSCGLLLIGIDYAFFFGFLAAFLAIVPYVGTTLGGAIPALYAFMNYESYWYPAGVILMFWFIQVLEGNFLNPKIVGGNLNLNALVAIMALISGGLVWGIPGMILFLPYMAIFKVACEHYKELSPISYVLKDDLYKKHDKETAVERKIKKIFKK from the coding sequence GTGAAGACCTCTGATGTCGACTCCAGGATGAGCTTTTCGATAAGGCAACTTTTCTTTGCCTTATCTTCTGTTTTAGGCATTATTGCACTGCTACACCTGGGAAGAACCGCAATCGTACCATTAGCCTTTGCGCTTTTGATATCGTTTATTCTTTATCCCATATGCTCGTATCTCGAAAAACTGGGAACAGGCAGAATGTGGGCTATTGTATGGACTATTCTGGGGGTGGTGCTACTCATTTTTGGTATTGCATTCCTTTTCTCCACCCAGATAATTAACATCGTCAGGGAGTTTGATGATTTTAAAGAAAAACTCAATGACGTGGTGGCAGGTGTTACCAATTTCCTTAATAATAAGATTTCTCTGATACCTGAACTGAATGAAGAGAGTCTCAGGGAGATGAGCCAGCGCTGGTTTTCAGATAAGTCCGGAGGCCTCGTTACGAATACTCTCAACAATACTGCCCTATTTCTTACAGGAATTACTTTAACCATTATTTACACCTTCCTTTTATTGCTATATAGGCGAGGTTTGAAAAAGGCTTTTGTCAACTTTGCTGCTGAGGATAAGCGTGAGCAGTATGCCAGTATGATTGACAATATGCAACGGGTAGGGCAGAAGTACTTAACAGGCATGTTTATCCTTATTATGGTACTGGGCGTACTTAATAGTTGCGGGCTATTGCTCATAGGTATTGATTATGCCTTTTTCTTTGGGTTTTTGGCCGCCTTTCTGGCCATAGTTCCTTATGTAGGGACTACATTGGGAGGTGCAATTCCGGCACTGTATGCTTTTATGAATTATGAATCATACTGGTACCCTGCAGGCGTTATTCTCATGTTTTGGTTTATACAGGTTTTGGAGGGCAATTTCCTAAATCCTAAAATAGTAGGTGGCAACCTTAATCTCAACGCACTGGTGGCCATCATGGCATTGATCAGTGGCGGACTGGTCTGGGGCATACCCGGGATGATTTTGTTTTTACCATATATGGCCATTTTCAAAGTGGCCTGTGAGCATTATAAAGAGTTGAGCCCTATAAGCTATGTGCTCAAAGACGATTTGTATAAAAAACACGATAAGGAAACGGCAGTGGAGAGAAAAATTAAGAAAATATTTAAGAAATGA
- a CDS encoding YihY/virulence factor BrkB family protein, whose product MNLKKSLGKIWKILKQTGVEFFKDDPMGYSASIAFYTIFSMPAILIITVTIAGSAYEQQAVQGGLMEQIEALIGPQSAEEAKRILENARNTTSSTLAKIVGIVTLVFSATTVFVSLQNGLNKIWGIRPKPERGVVKFIMNRLLSLAMVISIGFLLLVSLLVDTLVVVFRNILSEFLSGMTYYFVAAFNIAFSLLVITLVFAMIYKVLPDARIKWRTVWVGAFVTTLLFSLGKYFIGFYLGNSSVGSAYGAAGSLVLLLIWVYYSSVLVLFGAEFTYVYSKTYGHRIRPDKDAVIVKIQEVEEEDGVVNA is encoded by the coding sequence ATGAATCTTAAAAAGTCTCTTGGCAAAATTTGGAAAATACTGAAGCAAACCGGTGTTGAGTTTTTTAAAGATGACCCGATGGGCTACAGTGCGTCTATAGCTTTCTATACTATATTTTCTATGCCAGCCATACTCATTATTACTGTCACTATAGCAGGCTCGGCCTATGAGCAGCAGGCTGTTCAGGGCGGTTTAATGGAGCAGATCGAGGCCTTAATAGGTCCGCAGAGTGCTGAGGAGGCTAAAAGAATACTCGAAAACGCCAGAAATACTACATCATCAACCCTGGCGAAGATAGTAGGTATTGTGACACTTGTTTTCAGTGCAACAACCGTTTTTGTGTCTCTGCAAAACGGCTTGAACAAGATATGGGGGATTAGGCCCAAGCCTGAAAGAGGCGTTGTGAAATTTATTATGAACAGGCTACTGTCTTTAGCTATGGTCATCAGCATTGGCTTTTTACTGTTAGTATCGCTTTTGGTAGATACACTCGTGGTTGTTTTTAGAAATATCCTGTCAGAGTTTTTATCCGGCATGACTTATTATTTTGTGGCCGCTTTTAACATTGCGTTTTCATTATTAGTGATCACCCTGGTGTTTGCTATGATCTACAAAGTACTGCCGGATGCACGAATTAAATGGAGAACGGTATGGGTTGGAGCTTTTGTTACGACGCTATTATTCTCATTAGGCAAGTACTTCATTGGTTTTTATCTCGGCAATAGCTCCGTCGGTAGTGCTTATGGTGCAGCGGGTTCATTAGTCTTGCTGCTCATATGGGTATATTATTCGTCTGTGCTGGTGCTGTTTGGCGCAGAGTTTACCTATGTCTATTCCAAAACTTACGGGCATCGTATACGGCCAGATAAGGATGCTGTAATTGTAAAAATACAGGAGGTAGAAGAGGAAGACGGAGTTGTAAATGCATAA